In a genomic window of Equus przewalskii isolate Varuska chromosome 4, EquPr2, whole genome shotgun sequence:
- the LOC103563206 gene encoding anionic trypsin: MNPLLVLAFVGAAVAFPVDDDDKIVGGYTCEENSIPYQVSLNSGYHFCGGSLINAQWVVSAAHCYKSRIQVRLGEYNIEVVEGNEQFINAAKIIRHPKYNSWTLDNDILLIKLASPAVINARVSSISLPRASAPAGTLCLISGWGNTLSSGSNYPDLLQCLEAPLLSQAECEASYPGEITKNMVCAGFLEGGKDSCQGDSGGPVVCNGQLQGIVSWGYGCAQKNRPGVYTKVSNYVDWIQQTIAANS; the protein is encoded by the exons ATGAATCCACTTCTGGTTCTTGCCTTTGTGGGAGCTGCTG TTGCTTTCCCCGTTGACGATGATGACAAGATCGTCGGGGGCTACACCTGTGAGGAGAATTCCATCCCCTACCAGGTGTCCCTGAACTCTGGCTACCACTTCTGTGGTGGCTCCCTCATCAATGCCCAGTGGGTGGTGTCCGCGGCTCACTGCTACAAATC CCGCATCCAGGTGAGACTAGGAGAGTACAACATCGAAGTCGTGGAAGGGAACGAACAGTTCATCAACGCGGCCAAGATCATCCGCCACCCCAAGTACAACAGCTGGACCCTGGACAATGACATCTTGCTGATTAAGCTCGCCTCGCCTGCAGTCATCAATGCCCGGGTGTCCTCCATCTCCCTGCCCAGGGCCAGTGCTCCTGCTGGCACCCTGTGCCTCATCTCTGGCTGGGGCAACACCCTGAGCTCTGGCA GCAACTACCCAGACCTGCTGCAGTGCCTGGAAGCCCCGCTGCTGAGTCAGGCTGAGTGCGAGGCCTCCTACCCCGGGGAGATCACCAAGAACATGGTCTGTGCCGGCTTcctggagggaggcaaggactcCTGCCAG GGTGACTCTGGGGGCCCTGTGGTCTGCAATGGACAGCTCCAGGGAATTGTCTCCTGGGGCTATGGCTGTGCCCAGAAGAACAGGCCTGGAGTCTACACCAAGGTGTCCAACTACGTGGACTGGATTCAGCAGACCATCGCTGCCAACAGCTAA